From the genome of Uranotaenia lowii strain MFRU-FL chromosome 1, ASM2978415v1, whole genome shotgun sequence, one region includes:
- the LOC129746404 gene encoding uncharacterized protein LOC129746404 — translation MAPKKKGAASKKRAVTVRKGKTSVEQLKETPTVEPVPVQAENDSVIMVLSSVENTLINEADPSVMYLSTLEVNGRATRLTNVDMLLEDSDMILRRSSRSFAGEQTNMSLINIDQTPVIHRDRPKSSTIRQTMLPAPVDRLSIPIPVPTEEIPFRKPSERKRSSNRLVFSGEFCTITKRQQKSRIRPALVENRANISMVMEELPGEQTNIEENSAIAAFPNAKESMKEKSPVVEKEDNHLPENKKLKSAEIHSKLKINKRATNRKNQAATDDNDLLLSKENLSSTESETKKTGANKQMKSKLVEDNSPEELVLSTRPVRNKSRNRRFFTDEFETEPYGLSKNKSVKQLKEPRVQDKSKNPIQKPNAEEIVTPVAVSDKNEDEKTTLQPSVSRSRSKTKTSAIESFEELPPSKRMRTRSASRGRQPALRVQNANKVASNSDNLSSEPVSTSTRGLNRKSLQNLVSENDLHSKVSVRRRRSKKNDDQAMCTSSISSSDDCNDKENSQHSNVAQRKRSKPTPVQCNQEIITAEPVAVRNSLPEESAFVARRKRPRENTDKLIEESAQSTVTNRRQSRSKTVQKPNIEDTAHSTVTVRSRSKSVRRTQDAPKIYRTRSKSASRPVPLENSTVKPSAKRSIVNEPMGGNQTESPPKVTRRYRDRIRIVDFDKPSKPSAHRTRSQSVSRATAVVEDVPVTTKMTRSASVPRQLNESGSHIPIYRQLTTGTNSNNNQSKRKRTTSLSTNLILSPEPVIGGDIYAFDSPSQFTGDNKLTSKKQKSKPTQERSKNNSSNASSSKRKTPSKRPQHCLFGTNMKQISSVVKKIGGGPVRRKSEASEKMEALPQTATLAALVQTSKPITSGQHPPNQRSVARPENQLPPEDDHDYDDHFDAASIPPMEVPVPLSPPSVAHPSEHLPPVINRAILPRLGGPQQMGTPDRNTLNFSPIGASSPWRIQDENVLPKTFYYARSKDLLPSYESDVVIQDVAPRPKTPTQQRFVQPAAPQAASKNPDLLFQSIQKSYEQLKLTSEMSEKLITAMRNYKTSMHNQTANLRNETNRSQSEEELLFAKFREYEENMKKTYQKLRQWYERSYKTLASSMKTIEKASGVVKTQAQKQVLVNFHRDSQRFVTMISELESAMNDSNIENVSPVKSSNKAPFKEIILSERNLGNPKRSPLKTLDIVNISPRLSPIKSPLVKASFPAAQSDSLARSRDRFSRLSLVRPPSIAPPSLEPSLIEIPPQNQKKDNLFGFDCEDSPEEEQQPLVEPTPIKITKETLKERLQSVRKLLPQRPPTTSAQKTTLPLPRQQRLPNVFSSPATAQHKRLQSIQTAFTSTPLAEKRSSASLPLEAANVSAIEEPLPSTSRNQEAAPQQHRVSLGLFRDNQEPETSFTSAANRTYTRVPKRNPKRKRNIYLAGLGLSDDDEDEDEEENNNAGDAIDVDELEEVQVKKRRVATHKKKKPVEETNEFRKFVTDFNSMCEEVNRYQLVIEKPRSTEVI, via the exons ATGGCTCCAAAGAAAAAAGGAGCAGCTTCCAAAAAGCGGGCAGTGACCGTACGGAAAGGAAAAACAAGCGTTGAACAATTGAAGGAAACTCCCACGGTAGAACCGGTCCCGGTGCAAGCGGAGAACGATTCAGTTATAATGGTTCTTTCCAGTGTGGAGAATACACTGATTAACGAAGCTGATCCGTCGGTGATGTATCTATCAACCTTGGAAGTGAACGGACGAGCCACCCGATTGACTAACGTCGATATGCTGCTGGAAGATTCTG atATGATCCTCCGTCGTAGTTCGAGATCATTTGCAGGTGAGCAAACCAACATGAGTCTGATTAATATCGATCAGACGCCAGTTATACATCGTGATCGGCCAAAGTCATCGACCATTAGACAGACGATGCTCCCAGCACCTGTGGATCGTTTATCGATTCCTATCCCGGTTCCGACAGAAGAAATACCCTTCAGAAAACCATCAGAACGGAAACGGAGCAGCAATCGGCTCGTATTTTCCGGTGAATTTTGCACCATCACAAAAAGGCAGCAAAAAAGCCGCATAAGACCTGCGCTGGTAGAGAATCGAGCGAATATATCAATGGTTATGGAAGAACTTCCAGGCGAGCAAACTAATATCGAAGAAAATTCTGCTATTGCGGCATTTCCTAACGCAAAAGAAtccatgaaagaaaaaagtccAGTTGTAGAAAAAGAGGACAATCATttacctgaaaataaaaaactgaaatctgCTGAAATACACAGTAAATTGAAGATAAATAAACGCGCTACCAACAGGAAAAATCAGGCGGCAACCGATGATAATGATCTTCTACTTTCCAAGGAGAATCTTTCTTCAACGGAGAGTGAAACTAAAAAAACTGGCGCAAACAAACAGATGAAATCGAAACTAGTTGAAGATAATTCACCTGAAGAGTTAGTTCTTTCAACGCGACCGGTCAGAAATAAAAGCCGGAATCGTCGGTTTTTCACTGATGAATTTGAAACCGAACCATACGGACTATCGAAAAATAAATCAGTAAAACAACTCAAAGAACCAAGGGTTCAAGATAAAAGTAAAAATCCAATTCAGAAACCGAATGCTGAGGAAATTGTAACACCAGTTGCTGTTTCAGATAAAAACGAAGATGAAAAAACAACTTTGCAACCGTCTGTTTCGCGCAGTCGATCAAAAACGAAAACGTCTGCTATCGAAAGTTTCGAGGAGCTGCCCCCATCGAAACGTATGCGAACTAGATCAGCTTCGAGAGGAAGACAGCCAGCACTTCGAGTTCAAAATGCCAACAAGGTAGCATCTAATTCGGACAATTTGAGTAGTGAACCAGTTTCAACATCCACCCGAGGACTAAATCGAAAATCTTTGCAAAATTTAGTCTCTGAAAATGATCTTCATTCCAAAGTATCAGTTCGGCGGAGAAGATCAAAGAAAAATGACGATCAAGCTATGTGCACTTCATCCATTTCGTCTTCGGATGATTGCAATGACAAGGAAAATTCTCAGCATTCAAATGTCGCACAGAGAAAACGTTCGAAACCAACTCCAGTCCAATGCAATCAGGAAATTATTACCGCGGAGCCCGTTGCAGTACGTAATTCTCTTCCCGAAGAATCTGCGTTCGTTGCTAGAAGAAAGCGCCCTCGCGAAAATACCGACAAGCTTATCGAAGAATCTGCACAATCGACCGTCACAAATCGTCGCCAAAGTCGTAGCAAAACCGTGCAAAAACCGAATATTGAGGACACTGCACACTCGACTGTAACGGTTCGCAGTCGAAGCAAATCAGTTCGAAGGACGCAAGATGCTCCGAAAATCTACCGAACTCGGAGCAAATCCGCATCGCGTCCGGTACCATTGGAAAATTCAACAGTAAAACCCTCCGCTAAACGTAGCATTGTCAATGAACCGATGGGGGGAAATCAAACAGAATCTCCACCAAAAGTAACACGTCGCTACCGAGATCGAATTCGTATCGTAGATTTCGACAAACCTTCCAAACCAAGTGCACACCGTACTCGAAGCCAATCTGTGAGCCGCGCAACTGCTGTCGTTGAAGATGTCCCCGTCACAACTAAAATGACGCGTAGCGCTTCGGTTCCGCGACAGCTCAACGAAAGTGGCTCTCACATTCCCATCTATCGACAGTTAACCACAGGTACAAATTCCAACAACAATCAGAGTAAACGGAAGCGAACTACCAGCTTATCCACGAATCTAATACTTTCGCCTGAACCCGTTATTGGTGGGGACATTTACGCTTTCGATTCCCCCAGTCAGTTCACTGGTGATAATAAACTGACctccaaaaaacaaaagtctAAACCAACTCAGGAACGAAGTAAGAATAACTCGAGTAATGCTAGTAGCAGCAAACGAAAAACACCTTCCAAACGGCCACAACACTGTTTGTTCGGTACCaatatgaaacaaatttccagTGTAGTCAAAAAAATCGGTGGTGGTCCTGTACGGCGGAAATCCGAAGCCAGCGAGAAAATGGAAGCTCTTCCG cAAACGGCGACTTTGGCTGCTTTAGTGCAAACTTCGAAACCGATTACTTCCGGGCAACATCCACCAAATCAGCGGAGTGTTGCGAGACCTGAAAACCAACTGCCTCCAGAAGATGATCACGATTACGATGATCATTTTGATGCTGCTAGCATTCCACCTATGGAAGTTCCGGTTCCCCTTTCTCCACCATCGGTTGCTCACCCTAGTGAACATCTTCCACCAGTTATCAATCGTGCAATCCTGCCAAGACTCGGTGGGCCACAACAAATGGGAACACCCGATCGCAATACGCTCAACTTTTCTCCGATTGGAGCATCCTCTCCGTGGCGAATTCAGGACGAAAACGTGCTCCCGAAAACGTTCTATTATGCCCGGTCCAAAGATCTGCTTCCCTCCTACGAGAGTGATGTTGTGATTCAGGACGTAGCACCTCGTCCCAAAACACCCACCCAACAGCGATTTGTGCAACCGGCAGCCCCTCAGGCCGCCAGTAAGAACCCGGATCTGTTGTTCCAAAGCATCCAAAAATCCTACGAACAACTGAAGTTGACCAGTGAAATGAGCGAAAAGCTCATTACAGCAATGCGCAACTACAAAACATCGATGCACAATCAAACGGCAAATTTGCGAAACGAAACTAATCGATCACAGTCGGAAGAGGAGCTCCTTTTTGCCAAATTCCGGGAGTACgaggaaaacatgaaaaagactTACCAAAAGTTGCGCCAGTGGTACGAACGTTCGTACAAAACGTTGGCTAGCTCTATGAAAACCATTGAAAAGGCTTCTGGAGTTGTAAAAACCCAGGCCCAAAAACAGGTGCTGGTTAACTTTCATCGGGATTCGCAACGCTTCGTCACCATGATCAGCGAACTGGAATCGGCAATGAACGATTCCAACATTGAAAATGTGTCACCTGTAAAATCCTCCAACAAAGCACCATTCAAAGAAATTATTCTCTCGGAGCGGAATCTCGGAAATCCTAAACGAAGTCCTTTGAAAACACTGGATATCGTGAACATTTCACCGAGACTGTCACCTATAAAATCACCGCTCGTGAAAGCATCCTTTCCGGCGGCTCAATCTGATTCACTGGCTAGAAGTAGAGACCGTTTTTCGCGGCTTAGCCTAGTGAGACCTCCTTCGATAGCTCCACCGAGTTTGGAGCCAAGTTTAATTGAAATACCTCCGCAAAACCAGAAAAAGGACAACCTTTTCGGCTTCGATTGTGAAGATTCCCCTGAAGAAGAGCAGCAACCTCTCGTTGAACCAACACCGATAAAAATTACGAAAGAAACTCTCAAAGAACGGTTGCAAAGTGTCCGCAAGTTGCTTCCACAAAGGCCGCCAACCACCAGTGCCCAAAAAACTACACTCCCACTGCCGAGACAGCAAAGGCTTCCCAATGTGTTCAGCAGCCCGGCTACGGCGCAGCACAAACGGCTACAATCGATCCAGACCGCCTTCACATCGACACCGTTGGCCGAGAAACGTAGCAGTGCGTCACTCCCGCTAGAAGCGGCAAATGTTTCGGCCATCGAAGAACCATTGCCATCGACCAGTAGGAACCAAGAAGCGGCACCGCAGCAGCATCGAGTCTCGTTGGGATTGTTCCGGGATAACCAGGAACCGGAAACCTCCTTTACCAGTGCTGCT AATCGAACGTATACCCGGGTGCCAAAGCGTAATCCCAAACGGAAGCGAAACATTTACCTAGCCGGACTGGGTCTAAGCGATGATGATGAGGACGAAGACGAAGAGGAGAACAACAACGCAGGAGATGCGATCGATGTGGATGAGCTGGAGGAGGTGCAAGTCAAAAAGCGGCGTGTGGCAACGCACAAGAAAAAGAAACCCGTTGAAGAG ACGAACGAGTTCAGGAAGTTCGTAACCGACTTCAACAGCATGTGCGAGGAGGTGAACCGATACCAGTTAGTGATTGAAAAACCGAGATCAACCGAGGTCATCTAG
- the LOC129746414 gene encoding fibroblast growth factor receptor-like 1 has product MKFKEIYVLSTAVIFLHFYPALASSTRTPTATIPFNDNEIMKLTQNPAGSDAQLRCGIKDYHVDHMNASDVRWHFKPCGEGANHVSCHNREQLDQMTWRPLDCDGKRCRVTLTIRNASEANSGLYRCSIYPYRTDNATQFDIQFVRTFQLDVIKSFLDETVAAPELLDNLPANTTALLDSQIVLQCRVYSKVQPSIKWFRRINLNNPLEDHSFNQNKSIRYLENFYELLPSSGEKLLSEDIYLSKLILPSASERDIGIYVCVGINYGGVNTADAYVNVVHPNGVTVGSGDSSVADLLALFLIPLGLALVPFFMWICWIAVRQCNRERVRTSVEHICAPAVPLTFAGQSTLLMADQDTTKMSIARPNHDSLHLYEKINCI; this is encoded by the exons ATGAAGTTCAAAGAGATCTACGTTCTGTCAACTGCGGTCATCTTTCTCCATTTCTATCCGGCATTGGCTTCCAGCACGCGAACGCCAACGGCAACGATTCCCTTCAACGACAACGAAA TTATGAAACTTACACAGAATCCGGCCGGATCCGACGCACAGCTGAGATGTGGCATCAAGGACTACCACGTGGATCACATGAATGCTTCCGATGTGAGGTGGCACTTTAAG CCATGCGGCGAGGGAGCCAACCACGTTTCCTGTCACAACCGCGAACAGCTCGATCAGATGACATGGCGACCGTTGGACTGTGACGGCAAACGGTGCCGTGTTACGCTGACTATTCGAAACGCTAGCGAGGCCAACTCGGGCCTATATCGGTGCAGTATTTATCCCTACCGTACGGACAACGCCACCCAGTTCGATATTCAGTTCGTACGGACGTTCCAGCTGGATGTTATAA aatCTTTCCTGGATGAAACGGTAGCGGCTCCTGAGCTATTGGACAACTTACCTGCCAACACTACTGCTCTACTCGATTCACAGATAGTGCTTCAGTGCCGTGTCTACAGCAAAGTTCAACCATCGATCAAATGGTTCCGGCGTATCAATCTCAACAACCCGTTGGAAGATCACAGCTTCAACCAGAACAAGTCGATTCGCTATCTGGAGAATTTCTATGAGCTGCTCCCTTCATCGGGCGAGAAACTTCTCTCGGAGGATATCTATCTGAGCAAACTGATCCTGCCAAGCGCCTCGGAGCGAGATATTGGTATTTACGTGTGCGTCGGTATCAACTATGGCGGGGTCAATACGGCAGACGCCTATGTCAATGTGGTCCATCCCAACGGCGTTACCGTGGGTAGTGGAGATTCAAGTGTTGCCGACTTACTGGCCCTGTTTCTGATTCCCTTGGGCTTGGCGCTGGTTCCCTTCTTCATGTGGATCTGCTGGATCGCAGTTCGGCAATGCAACCGAGAACGGGTACGAACATCTGTTGAGCATATTTGCGCTCCAGCTGTTCCATTGACTTTTGCAGGTCAATCCACTCTTCTTATGGCGGATCAGGACACGACTAAAATGTCCATTGCTAGGCCTAACCACGATAGCCTTCATctgtatgaaaaaataaattgcatcTAG